One segment of Amycolatopsis alba DSM 44262 DNA contains the following:
- a CDS encoding M15 family metallopeptidase, with amino-acid sequence MKEIVLAAITRVLAVLLLIPAWLRSPGRARRLACGWALSLRFPAENLAGLTGGTLAAFTDARTEAFWRHRTLLGVTSGHRDAAEQHRLFLDETGRNGKRVLPPKDSAHVRGTALDVRPREGAQWLEDNGARFALYRIYDNEWWHFEYRPGEAPPARLPHPGWQAGVTR; translated from the coding sequence ATGAAGGAAATCGTTCTCGCGGCGATCACCCGCGTCCTCGCGGTGCTCCTGCTGATCCCGGCGTGGCTGCGCTCCCCCGGCCGGGCCCGACGGCTCGCCTGTGGCTGGGCGCTGTCGCTGCGGTTCCCGGCCGAGAACCTCGCCGGGCTGACCGGCGGGACCCTGGCCGCGTTCACCGACGCCAGGACCGAGGCGTTCTGGCGGCACCGCACACTGCTCGGCGTCACCTCCGGGCACCGCGACGCCGCCGAGCAGCACCGCCTGTTCCTCGACGAGACGGGACGGAACGGAAAGCGCGTCCTGCCGCCGAAGGATTCGGCGCACGTCCGGGGTACCGCGCTGGACGTCCGGCCGCGCGAAGGCGCGCAGTGGCTGGAGGACAACGGTGCCCGCTTCGCGCTCTACCGGATCTATGACAACGAATGGTGGCATTTCGAGTACCGGCCCGGTGAGGCACCGCCCGCGCGGCTGCCTCACCCCGGCTGGCAGGCGGGGGTCACCCGGTGA
- a CDS encoding helix-turn-helix domain-containing protein, with protein sequence MSTVALAATDGMLQFELAIAQEVFDSPLRYELSVCGPAPVKVGRFLLEPDHGLDHLACAGTVIVPGWADIDVPPPADLVDAVRAAHEAGARVASLCTGAFVLAAAGLLDGRRATTHWAHTDVLAARHPLVEVDPDVLYVDNGSVLTSAGKAAAMDLCLHLVRSDHGSAVANTVARRLVVPPHRAGGQAQFVTAPVPEQDDHPLGGLLPWITGRLDRPLTVEDLARHANMSSRNLARHFRTATGTTPLRWLLIQRIRRAQELLERTDDSVEAIAEATGMGTAATLRRHFNRTVGVPPDTYRRTFRAAKESST encoded by the coding sequence ATGAGCACGGTCGCCCTCGCCGCCACGGACGGGATGCTCCAGTTCGAACTGGCCATCGCCCAGGAGGTCTTCGACTCACCCCTGCGATACGAACTCAGTGTCTGCGGTCCGGCACCGGTGAAGGTCGGCAGGTTCCTGCTCGAACCGGACCACGGACTCGATCACCTCGCGTGCGCCGGCACCGTCATCGTCCCCGGCTGGGCCGACATCGACGTCCCTCCGCCCGCCGACCTCGTCGACGCCGTCCGCGCCGCCCACGAAGCGGGCGCACGGGTCGCGTCCCTCTGCACGGGCGCGTTCGTGCTGGCGGCCGCCGGCCTCCTCGACGGCCGCCGCGCGACGACGCACTGGGCGCACACCGACGTACTCGCCGCCCGCCATCCCCTGGTCGAGGTCGATCCGGACGTCCTCTACGTCGACAACGGCAGCGTGCTCACCTCGGCTGGCAAGGCCGCCGCGATGGATCTGTGCCTGCATCTGGTGCGCTCGGATCACGGCTCGGCGGTCGCGAACACCGTCGCCCGCCGCCTGGTCGTCCCGCCGCACCGCGCGGGCGGGCAGGCCCAGTTCGTCACCGCACCGGTGCCCGAACAGGACGACCATCCGCTCGGCGGCCTGCTCCCCTGGATCACCGGGCGGCTGGACCGGCCGCTGACCGTCGAGGACCTCGCCAGGCACGCCAACATGAGCTCACGCAACCTGGCGAGGCATTTCCGGACGGCGACCGGGACGACCCCGCTGCGCTGGCTGCTGATCCAGCGCATCCGCCGCGCGCAGGAACTCCTGGAGCGCACCGACGACAGCGTCGAGGCCATCGCGGAGGCCACCGGGATGGGCACCGCCGCCACGTTGCGGCGGCATTTCAACCGGACCGTCGGGGTGCCGCCGGACACTTACCGCCGCACCTTCCGCGCGGCCAAGGAATCCTCGACGTGA
- a CDS encoding saccharopine dehydrogenase family protein, with product MGTYDIAVFGAYGHTGRFVVEELRERGFGVLAVGRDEARLRDLPWPDLEVRQASVGDPASLDRAFAGADAVINAAGPFADTAAPVIEAALRAGVPYLDVAAELEANIDTFAQFGDRAGGAIVIPAMAFFGGLGDLMVTAAMGEWTSADEAHIAYGLSSWHPTEGTRAAGRVSRERRQGQRIRFSGGRIEYRDDALPASDWDFPAPLGTRAVLGEFSMADVVTVPRHLAIPEVTTYMTTNAAREVVTPETPSPPAGGPSSQTFVVDVVVRSGGAERRITAQGRDIYAITAPLVVEAVQRVLDGRTKATGVVSAGEVFDAADFLAALAPRVTVTG from the coding sequence ATGGGTACGTACGACATCGCGGTGTTCGGGGCTTACGGGCACACCGGGCGGTTCGTGGTGGAGGAGTTGCGCGAGCGCGGGTTCGGCGTGCTGGCTGTGGGGCGGGACGAGGCCAGACTGCGCGACCTGCCGTGGCCTGATCTCGAAGTCCGGCAGGCGTCGGTCGGTGACCCGGCTTCGCTCGACCGCGCCTTCGCGGGCGCGGACGCGGTGATCAACGCCGCCGGGCCGTTCGCCGACACGGCCGCCCCGGTGATCGAGGCGGCGCTGCGGGCCGGTGTCCCGTACCTGGACGTGGCGGCGGAGCTCGAAGCGAACATCGACACCTTCGCGCAGTTCGGCGACCGTGCCGGGGGAGCGATCGTGATCCCGGCGATGGCGTTCTTCGGCGGCCTCGGCGACCTGATGGTCACCGCCGCCATGGGCGAGTGGACGTCCGCCGACGAAGCGCACATCGCCTACGGGCTGAGCAGCTGGCATCCGACGGAAGGCACCCGCGCGGCGGGCAGGGTCTCACGGGAGCGGCGCCAGGGGCAGCGGATCCGGTTCTCCGGCGGCCGGATCGAATATCGTGACGACGCGCTGCCCGCCTCGGACTGGGACTTCCCCGCGCCGCTCGGGACCCGCGCCGTGCTCGGCGAGTTCTCGATGGCCGACGTCGTCACCGTCCCGAGGCATCTCGCCATTCCCGAAGTGACCACGTACATGACCACGAACGCGGCCCGCGAAGTGGTGACCCCCGAGACGCCGTCGCCACCCGCCGGTGGCCCGTCCTCGCAGACGTTCGTGGTCGACGTCGTCGTGCGGTCCGGCGGCGCGGAACGGCGGATCACCGCACAGGGGCGGGACATCTACGCAATCACCGCTCCGCTGGTGGTGGAGGCCGTCCAGCGGGTGCTCGACGGGCGGACCAAGGCGACCGGGGTCGTCTCGGCGGGCGAGGTCTTCGACGCGGCGGACTTCCTGGCCGCGCTGGCGCCGCGGGTGACCGTCACCGGGTGA
- a CDS encoding PLP-dependent aminotransferase family protein translates to MSLPLARRMDGVTSSPVRDLLALTARPGVISFAGGMPAPELFDVDGLRAAFGRALADEFAPRTLQYSPTEGNPRLREQLAQRLSGRGLPTTVDDLLVTTGSQQGLQLLSSALLDPGATVLVEEPVYLSALQCFRLAQARIVPVPGDPEGIDPAALDEIAARERPSLLYLVPTFSNPSGRTTGPARRRALAEVIARHGFWLVEDDPYHELRYRGEREEPMSARPELAGRAIYLGSFSKVIAPGMRLGWLRAPSELLRRVAILKQANDLHTSTIDQAAAAEYLATADLDAQVRKLCATYRVRRDAMLAELPAITPPGTTWTDPDGGMFVWVTLPAGTDTDRLLPEALRHDVAFVPGSAFQVGEPDRSALRLSFATHAPDTIAEGLRRLGKAL, encoded by the coding sequence ATGTCTCTTCCCCTGGCCCGTCGCATGGACGGCGTCACCAGTTCTCCCGTGCGCGACCTGCTCGCGCTCACCGCACGCCCTGGCGTGATCTCCTTCGCCGGTGGCATGCCCGCGCCGGAACTGTTCGATGTGGACGGCCTCCGCGCCGCCTTCGGCCGGGCACTCGCCGACGAGTTCGCCCCGCGCACCTTGCAGTACTCGCCCACCGAAGGGAATCCGCGGCTGCGCGAGCAGCTCGCGCAGCGGCTGTCCGGTCGCGGGCTCCCGACCACTGTGGACGATCTGCTGGTCACCACGGGTTCCCAGCAGGGCCTGCAGTTGCTGAGTTCCGCGTTGCTCGACCCCGGCGCCACCGTGCTGGTGGAGGAACCGGTGTACCTGTCCGCGCTGCAGTGTTTCCGGCTCGCGCAGGCGCGGATCGTGCCCGTTCCCGGTGACCCGGAGGGGATCGACCCGGCCGCGCTGGACGAGATCGCCGCCAGGGAACGGCCTTCGCTGCTCTACCTGGTGCCGACGTTCTCGAATCCGTCCGGCCGCACCACCGGCCCCGCGCGACGCCGTGCGCTCGCGGAAGTGATCGCGCGCCACGGGTTCTGGCTCGTCGAGGACGACCCGTACCACGAACTGCGGTATCGCGGTGAACGCGAAGAACCGATGTCGGCCCGTCCGGAACTCGCCGGCCGCGCGATCTACCTCGGCAGCTTCTCGAAGGTGATCGCCCCTGGCATGCGGCTGGGCTGGCTCCGCGCACCGAGCGAACTCCTGCGCCGCGTCGCGATCCTCAAGCAGGCGAACGATCTACACACCTCGACCATCGACCAGGCGGCCGCGGCCGAGTACCTGGCGACCGCGGATCTCGACGCGCAGGTGCGGAAACTGTGCGCGACCTACCGTGTGCGCCGGGACGCGATGCTGGCCGAACTGCCCGCGATCACCCCGCCGGGGACGACATGGACCGACCCGGACGGCGGGATGTTCGTCTGGGTCACCCTTCCCGCCGGGACGGACACGGACCGGCTGCTTCCCGAGGCGCTGCGGCATGACGTCGCCTTCGTGCCCGGCTCGGCGTTCCAGGTGGGGGAGCCGGACCGGTCGGCGTTGCGGCTCTCGTTCGCCACGCACGCGCCGGACACGATCGCGGAAGGGCTGCGGCGGCTCGGAAAGGCCCTTTGA
- a CDS encoding response regulator transcription factor, translated as MDERIPSGAAIVVGMPRVLLIEDDQAVRDGLSMALGGRGHAVDAVATGEEGLARLASRPPDIVVLDLMLPGLDGFEVCRRIRAAGDLPIIMLTARNEDIDVVAGLAAGADDYVVKPARAQVLEARIRAVLRRTGQASPPAPARCEIERHGDLGVDRAALTVTKGGEPVALAPTELRLLLELTQVPGRVLSRQYLLESVWEHGYFGDSRVVDACVQRLRAKIEDDSSAPVYVQTVRGFGYRFGPL; from the coding sequence ATGGACGAGCGGATTCCGTCCGGCGCTGCGATAGTCGTCGGCATGCCCAGGGTGCTGCTCATCGAGGACGACCAAGCCGTGCGTGACGGGCTGAGCATGGCGCTGGGCGGGCGCGGCCACGCGGTCGACGCGGTGGCCACGGGCGAGGAAGGCCTTGCCCGGCTCGCGTCACGGCCGCCGGACATCGTCGTGCTGGACCTGATGCTGCCGGGGCTGGACGGCTTCGAGGTCTGCCGCCGCATCCGGGCCGCGGGCGACCTGCCGATCATCATGCTCACCGCGCGCAACGAGGACATCGACGTGGTGGCCGGGCTCGCCGCCGGCGCTGACGACTACGTGGTGAAGCCCGCGAGGGCCCAGGTGCTGGAGGCGCGGATCCGCGCGGTGCTGCGGCGGACCGGGCAGGCCTCGCCCCCGGCGCCCGCACGGTGCGAGATCGAGCGGCACGGCGACCTCGGCGTCGACCGCGCCGCGCTGACGGTGACCAAGGGCGGCGAACCCGTCGCCCTCGCCCCGACCGAACTACGGCTGCTGCTGGAGCTCACCCAGGTACCCGGCCGGGTCCTCAGCCGCCAGTACCTGCTGGAAAGCGTGTGGGAGCACGGGTACTTCGGCGACTCCCGTGTCGTCGACGCCTGTGTCCAACGGCTGCGCGCGAAGATCGAAGACGATTCGTCCGCGCCGGTGTACGTCCAGACGGTCCGCGGTTTCGGCTACCGCTTCGGGCCGCTGTGA
- a CDS encoding ATP-binding protein yields MKLGGLRTRLLLAFSLLVVITAATVAGGAYVQSRTVILQQAQDATARVLVDKATKLFPLGPLPPGDGTLSRISGELSDRDLSSLVLYADKASGNEQLRSLISPELRERVKSGIVAWQRVDAAGTPMLVVGTRFTVVLPSGQRQASGIEAYVARSMEAEARSIDELATRAWLIGGAALVFAVGLALLAARGVLRPVRELGDAAHRLGSGDLRARIDVRGSDELAGVARTFNETAEALERHVGELERMEADARRFVADVSHELRTPLAAMTAVADVLEQEAPRLHGDAGRAARMTIDETHNLTRLVNDLIEVSRFDAGAAALAPEEVDVAEVVTASLRIRGWTGEVEGDLPAGVFAGLDPRRLDVIVANLVGNALRHGEKPVSLRLSEAEEWITLEVADRGPGLAPEVLPHVFDRFFKADSARARSGGSGLGLAIAWENARLHGGTLVAANGVDGGAVFTLRLPREEVTA; encoded by the coding sequence GTGAAGCTCGGAGGACTGCGCACCCGGCTGTTGCTGGCCTTCAGCCTGCTGGTCGTGATCACCGCGGCGACGGTCGCCGGCGGCGCCTATGTCCAGTCCCGCACCGTGATCCTCCAGCAGGCGCAGGACGCCACCGCCCGCGTGCTGGTCGACAAGGCCACCAAGCTGTTCCCGCTCGGCCCGCTGCCGCCCGGCGACGGGACACTGAGCCGGATCAGCGGCGAACTGTCCGATCGTGACCTGAGTTCCCTGGTCCTCTACGCGGACAAGGCGAGCGGGAACGAGCAGCTCCGATCGCTGATCTCACCTGAGCTTCGCGAGCGGGTGAAGTCGGGAATCGTCGCGTGGCAACGTGTCGACGCCGCGGGGACACCGATGCTGGTGGTGGGCACCAGGTTCACCGTCGTGCTTCCCAGCGGGCAGCGGCAGGCGTCGGGGATCGAGGCCTACGTCGCCCGCAGCATGGAGGCGGAAGCGCGGAGCATCGACGAACTCGCCACCCGTGCCTGGCTGATCGGCGGGGCGGCGCTCGTTTTCGCCGTCGGGCTGGCCCTGCTGGCCGCACGCGGCGTCCTGCGGCCGGTGCGGGAACTGGGCGACGCGGCGCACCGGCTCGGCTCGGGTGACCTGCGGGCCCGGATCGACGTCCGCGGCTCGGACGAACTGGCCGGAGTGGCGCGCACGTTCAACGAGACGGCCGAAGCGCTGGAACGTCACGTCGGCGAGCTGGAGCGGATGGAAGCCGACGCGCGGCGGTTCGTCGCCGACGTCTCGCACGAACTGCGGACCCCGCTGGCCGCGATGACCGCGGTCGCGGACGTGCTCGAACAGGAGGCGCCGCGCCTGCACGGCGACGCCGGGCGGGCGGCGCGGATGACCATCGACGAGACACACAACCTGACCCGGCTGGTGAACGACCTCATCGAGGTGTCCCGGTTCGACGCGGGAGCCGCCGCTCTCGCGCCGGAAGAGGTCGACGTCGCCGAGGTGGTGACGGCGAGCCTGCGCATCCGCGGCTGGACGGGCGAGGTGGAGGGAGACCTGCCCGCCGGGGTCTTCGCCGGGCTGGATCCGCGGCGGCTGGACGTCATCGTGGCGAATCTGGTCGGGAACGCCTTGCGGCACGGGGAAAAGCCGGTCTCGCTCCGGCTTTCCGAAGCGGAGGAGTGGATCACGCTGGAGGTCGCGGACCGCGGTCCAGGGCTGGCGCCCGAGGTGCTGCCACACGTGTTCGACCGGTTCTTCAAGGCGGATTCGGCCAGGGCGCGGTCCGGCGGCAGCGGGCTCGGCCTGGCGATCGCCTGGGAGAACGCCCGTCTGCACGGCGGAACCCTGGTCGCGGCCAACGGTGTGGACGGGGGCGCGGTGTTCACGCTGCGCCTGCCGCGTGAAGAGGTGACGGCATGA